A window of Photobacterium sp. GJ3 contains these coding sequences:
- the zur gene encoding zinc uptake transcriptional repressor Zur — MANHMQLLNQAQQLCEQRGVRLTPQRHKVLELILSHRSSISAYELLDLLRESEPQAKPPTVYRALDFLLAQGFVHKVESTNSYIACHLPEHADHCSQLLICDECSHVEECHDDELAKMLKIKAQQQGFQIAHHVVESHGVCQACQRKK; from the coding sequence ATGGCAAATCATATGCAACTGCTGAACCAGGCTCAGCAACTCTGTGAACAACGTGGAGTCCGGCTGACGCCGCAACGTCATAAAGTACTGGAACTGATTCTCTCGCATCGCAGTTCTATCAGTGCTTATGAGCTGCTTGATTTGCTTCGGGAGTCCGAACCTCAGGCGAAGCCGCCGACTGTTTACCGTGCACTCGACTTCCTGCTCGCTCAGGGGTTTGTTCATAAAGTAGAGTCCACAAACAGCTATATTGCGTGCCATTTACCTGAACATGCCGACCATTGCTCACAACTGTTGATTTGTGATGAATGCAGTCATGTGGAGGAATGTCACGACGACGAGCTGGCAAAAATGCTAAAAATAAAGGCACAACAACAAGGCTTTCAGATTGCGCACCATGTGGTGGAAAGTCACGGTGTGTGCCAGGCATGCCAGCGTAAGAAGTAG
- a CDS encoding neutral zinc metallopeptidase yields MRWRNTKQSTNIDDRRGQGPARSGMAAAGLLRFLPFLLRTKVGKLILVVGGIYLAYQYFTGGMSTMDVQQAPGQEQQQGTSNGQAAANDENAQFVAAILGTTETVWNKLLNGQYPEPQLVLYNNITQTGCGMGQAQSGPFYCPADSKVYLDLSFMDELKKLGAPGDFAFAYVIAHEVGHHVQNVLGTSKQVAQLQQQASETEANQLSVMLELQADCYAGVWGYYVHNDMQLLETGDLEEGIQAASSVGDDRLMEMSGRAVQPDAFTHGTSEQRVAWFRKGFESGNPKDCDTFQAQP; encoded by the coding sequence ATGCGCTGGCGCAATACCAAACAAAGTACAAATATTGACGACAGACGGGGTCAGGGGCCCGCCCGTTCCGGGATGGCTGCGGCTGGGTTGCTGCGATTTCTGCCTTTTTTACTGCGCACCAAAGTTGGCAAACTGATTTTGGTGGTGGGCGGGATTTATCTGGCTTACCAGTACTTTACCGGTGGCATGAGTACGATGGATGTCCAGCAGGCACCGGGGCAGGAACAGCAACAGGGCACGAGCAATGGTCAAGCCGCGGCCAATGATGAAAATGCCCAGTTTGTCGCCGCCATTCTCGGCACCACAGAAACCGTGTGGAACAAGCTGCTGAACGGCCAATATCCGGAACCGCAGCTGGTGCTGTATAACAACATTACCCAAACCGGTTGTGGTATGGGACAGGCTCAATCGGGTCCGTTTTATTGTCCGGCAGACAGCAAAGTGTATCTGGATCTCAGCTTTATGGATGAACTGAAAAAGCTAGGTGCACCTGGTGATTTTGCCTTTGCCTATGTGATTGCGCACGAAGTCGGGCACCACGTACAAAATGTGCTGGGCACCAGTAAACAGGTGGCTCAGTTACAGCAGCAAGCCAGTGAAACAGAGGCCAATCAGCTCAGTGTGATGCTGGAACTTCAGGCCGACTGCTATGCAGGCGTCTGGGGCTATTATGTTCACAATGACATGCAACTTCTGGAAACCGGTGATTTAGAAGAAGGGATTCAGGCGGCCAGCTCAGTCGGCGATGATCGGCTGATGGAAATGTCAGGCCGTGCCGTTCAGCCGGATGCCTTTACCCATGGGACTTCTGAGCAGCGTGTTGCCTGGTTCCGCAAAGGCTTTGAATCTGGCAACCCCAAAGACTGCGATACCTTTCAGGCCCAGCCATAG